A region of Kwoniella shandongensis chromosome 14, complete sequence DNA encodes the following proteins:
- a CDS encoding glutamate decarboxylase, with protein MSLAQHVNADKLIASSKDHPTRKHTHGRESTLHDIPYASRYDVDVELPKFSMPSSGVSAKTVYQLLHDELLLDGNPNMNLASFVHTWVPDECSTLMHENINKNLVDQDEYPAAQSIHERCISMISHLWHAPKEATAMGTATTGSSEAIMLGGLALKRQWQERMKAKGKDIHNPGPNIVMGAEAQVALEKFARYFEVDAKLVPISKESGYVMDPKKAMEYVDENTIGVFVILGSTYTGAFESVEGMAAELDKYEAETGISVPIHVDAASGGFVAPFAYPDYKWDFKIPRVQSINASGHKYGMSTVGVGWIIWRSAEYLPKDLIFELHYLGATDYSFNLNFSRPAHPILAQMFTFLNLGFSGYKRIMDNNLAKARLISRALEGSNYFTCLSMVHKPKGSTNTEGGIAKAAEKVLHAATADVDDATYYMEGLPVVSFRFSDEVKAKYPNVKQEWIQLQLRSIGWIVPNYPLAPDCEDTEILRVVVRESLSGDLARKLIGDIIQVTEDLFNDAGPSYSMSTAAKQKGSEGGDKTEQLDTEHISKNQSTYAKTC; from the exons ATGTCTTTGGCCCAACACGTCAATGCGGACAAGCTCATCGCTTCGTCAAAAGATCACCCAACTAGAAAACACACACATGGCaggga ATCAACTCTCCACGATATCCCTTACGCCTCGCGatacgatgtcgatgttgagcTTCCTAAATTCAGCATGCCAAGTTCTGGTGTTAGCGCAAAGACAGTATACCAGCTCTTGCACGACGAGCTTCTCCTCG ATGGAAACCCCAACATGAACCTTGCTTC ATTCGTCCACACTTGGGTCCCTGATGAGTGCAGCACTCTCATGCACGAGAACatcaacaag AACCTTGTCGACCAAGATGAATACCCCGCTGCCCAGTCTATCCACGAGCGATGTATC TCCATGATCTCCCACCTCTGGCACGCACCCAAGGAGGCTACAGCTATGGGTACCGCTACCACCGGTTCCTCCGAAGCCATCATGCTTGGTGGTCTTGCTCTCAAGCGACAATGGcaagagaggatgaaggcaAAGGGCAAAGACATCCACAACCCCGGACCCAACATCGTCATGGGTGCAGAAGCTCAGGTCGCCCTTGAGAAGTTCGCTAGGTACTTTGAAGTCGATGCCAAACTTGTCCCGATTTCCAAGGAG AGCGGTTATGTCATGGACCCTAAGAAGGCGATGGAGTacgtcgacgagaacacaATCGGTGTAtttgt CATTCTTGGATCTACCTACACTGGAGCGTTCGAATCCGTGGAGGGTATGGCTGCCGAGCTCGACAAATACGAGGCGGAGACTGGAATCAGTGTCCCAATCCACGTTGACGCCGCTTCAGGTGGATTCGTTGC TCCCTTCGCATACCCTGACTATAAGTGGGACTTCAAGATCCCTCGAgtgcaaag TATCAATGCATCCGGTCACAAATACGGAATGAGCACCGTCGGCGTTGGATGGATCATCTGGAGAAGCGCAGAGTACCTTCCCAAAGACCTGATCTTTGAGCTGCATTACCTTGGTGCT ACCGACTACTCTTTCAACCTCAACTTCAGTCGTCCCGCCCACCCCATTCTCGCCCAGATGTTCACCT TCCTCAACCTCGGTTTCTCCGGTTACAAGCGAATCATGGACAACAATTTGGCCAAGGCCCGACTGATCTCTCGTGCTCTCGAAGGATCAAACTACTTCACTTGTCTCTCCATGGTCCACAAGCCCAAGGGAAGTACCAACACCGAAGGCGGTATTGCCAAGGCCGCCGAGAAGGTCCTCCACGCCGCTACCGCCGATGTCGACGATGCGACGTATTACATGGAAGGCTTGCCGGTCGTCTCGTTCCGATTTTCGGATGAGGTCAAGGCGAAATACCCCAATGTCAAGCAGGAATGGATTCAGTTGCAACTGAGAAGTATCGGATGGATCGTGCCCAA CTACCCCCTCGCTCCCGATTGTGAAGACACCGAGATTCTCCGAGTCGTTGTTCGAGAATCATTATCAGGCGATCTTGCTCGAAAGTTGATTGGCGATATCATCCAAGT TACCGAGGACTTGTTCAACGATGCTGGACCTTCATACTCTATGTCTACGGCTGCGAAGCAGAAGGGTTCCGAGGGAGGTGACAAGACTGAGCAACTCGATACGGAACACATCTCG AAAAACCAATCGACATACGCGAAGACTTGTTAA